One Chitinispirillales bacterium DNA segment encodes these proteins:
- a CDS encoding efflux RND transporter permease subunit: protein MNYGKFSVNNSVFLNILMATVFVFGAVSLIRLPKEAMSDISYNWGIIMVYYPGVSAIDVEKSVTAKIENEISDVKKLKKIISLTQEGLTYMMVEFDDGISDDEFRIRFSDLQKKVTKVQLPDGVLDPYVTEVSISEFMPVIQLNIERDSSLSEEHINVIARAIRDDLLSVKNVSTVQIIGGRDREVEIAVNREITEAIGINVSEIVNAVQNRHVSVPAGVLKTAAENYFVRTEGEIADRKDFGEIIIRQRNGSNIKIRDVATISDGLAKSNYDMRYNGGNVISFSISKSSQGNSLDVVKAVKEKVKEYEQKNKNIKFFWSGDTTVQILDTLKVLGNNAVGGVILLFLIMFLFLGWRNALVSCIEIPLTMAAVFWVMQLYGETLNGNTMFALVLVFGMLVDHSIVILESMYRYVQNGKDKISAAIEGTNEVATPVISATLTTSAVLLPLVLLPGIMGKFMRPIPILISLALIISTVFALLFIPMHFAEFGDKANKEPDWFVKFRDFFRKIITACYAHRIKALLFTLLFMVIVLVGSSPFVTAQLFDTEMLSYFTIDVELVRGSSREKTNKIVEQIEKRILPLIGNGEIDGVSTSVGYQETDRQWNSRDNIAQIKVLIAERSEGRKRGIPSIMRDVEKLCKGISGAEKIEFHTIMGGPPVEKPILVQVIGDDFDEMVQVSDRIQRKLAAYKDLHNISDDFERVSPELAVKINEQAAAQYGLSVAQIGSFLRMGIEGVKIATWFDSNDEVDVVVRFDDASKSSIEQIETLRIPTAHGLFVPFSAVARLIPNNGIAQINRIDRKRTIKITADIYDKASVVQINKEIVEWFNEEIAKNYPTTKISLEGEFAEYSDMLGGLIPLFFFGMFLLYLILGTQFKSYLQPFLMFFSIPLAGIGVVLFLAISSTPVSVVVLFAIAALAGIATNDAIVLISYINHLRKTGFDTSQAVIEGTIIRLRPIILTTVSTMGGLIPMAVGIGGKSLTWMPMASIIIFGLIFSTVGSLLIIPCVYGVMDDAARKFGVKMRLEGE from the coding sequence TTGAATTACGGAAAATTTTCGGTAAATAACAGCGTATTCCTAAATATTTTGATGGCGACCGTGTTTGTGTTCGGCGCGGTTTCACTAATTCGATTGCCTAAAGAGGCGATGTCCGACATATCGTATAACTGGGGAATCATTATGGTTTATTACCCCGGAGTATCGGCGATTGACGTTGAAAAAAGCGTGACGGCAAAAATCGAAAACGAAATTTCAGATGTAAAAAAATTGAAAAAAATTATTTCGCTGACGCAAGAAGGGCTTACATATATGATGGTTGAGTTTGACGACGGAATTTCCGACGACGAATTCAGAATCAGATTCAGCGATTTGCAAAAAAAAGTGACGAAAGTACAACTTCCCGACGGCGTACTTGATCCGTATGTTACAGAAGTATCCATTTCGGAATTCATGCCGGTGATTCAACTTAATATTGAAAGGGACTCTTCTCTTTCGGAAGAACATATCAATGTTATAGCCAGAGCTATAAGAGACGATTTGTTGAGCGTAAAAAACGTTTCTACGGTTCAGATAATCGGCGGGCGCGACAGAGAAGTCGAAATTGCGGTGAATCGCGAAATAACCGAAGCGATTGGAATAAACGTTTCGGAGATTGTAAATGCAGTCCAAAACAGACATGTTTCAGTTCCCGCAGGAGTGCTTAAAACCGCTGCCGAGAATTATTTTGTACGCACTGAGGGAGAAATTGCCGACAGAAAGGATTTCGGTGAAATAATAATCCGTCAGCGTAACGGTTCAAACATTAAAATCCGCGATGTGGCGACGATAAGCGACGGACTAGCAAAATCCAATTACGATATGCGCTACAACGGCGGTAACGTTATTTCGTTTTCCATTTCAAAAAGTTCGCAGGGTAATTCTTTGGACGTGGTAAAAGCGGTAAAAGAAAAAGTTAAGGAATACGAACAAAAAAACAAAAATATTAAATTTTTCTGGTCGGGCGACACTACAGTTCAAATACTTGATACTCTCAAAGTACTTGGAAACAATGCTGTCGGCGGAGTCATACTTTTGTTTTTGATAATGTTTTTGTTTTTGGGATGGCGAAACGCTTTGGTTTCCTGTATTGAAATTCCGCTGACTATGGCTGCGGTTTTTTGGGTTATGCAGCTTTACGGCGAAACGTTGAACGGAAATACGATGTTTGCATTAGTTTTGGTTTTCGGGATGCTTGTGGATCATTCGATAGTGATTTTGGAAAGTATGTATCGCTATGTTCAAAACGGGAAAGACAAAATTTCTGCGGCGATTGAAGGGACGAACGAAGTTGCGACTCCGGTTATCTCCGCGACGCTTACTACAAGCGCCGTACTTTTGCCGCTTGTTCTTCTTCCGGGAATTATGGGAAAATTTATGCGTCCGATTCCGATTTTAATATCGCTTGCGCTTATAATATCGACTGTTTTTGCGCTGCTTTTTATTCCTATGCACTTTGCGGAATTTGGCGATAAAGCAAATAAAGAGCCTGATTGGTTTGTAAAGTTTCGTGATTTTTTCAGGAAAATCATCACGGCTTGTTATGCTCATCGAATAAAAGCGCTTTTGTTTACGCTGCTTTTTATGGTAATCGTTTTGGTCGGTTCGTCTCCGTTCGTAACGGCGCAGCTTTTTGACACGGAAATGTTGTCGTATTTCACGATAGACGTTGAATTAGTGAGAGGTTCGAGCAGGGAAAAAACGAACAAAATCGTTGAACAAATAGAAAAAAGGATTTTGCCGCTTATCGGAAACGGCGAAATTGACGGCGTGTCAACGTCGGTCGGCTATCAGGAAACCGACAGGCAATGGAACAGCCGCGATAATATAGCGCAGATAAAAGTTTTGATCGCCGAGAGAAGCGAAGGGCGTAAACGCGGTATTCCCTCAATAATGAGGGATGTCGAGAAGTTGTGCAAAGGGATTTCTGGTGCGGAGAAAATAGAATTTCATACTATTATGGGCGGTCCTCCGGTTGAAAAACCGATTTTGGTTCAAGTAATAGGCGACGATTTCGACGAAATGGTACAAGTCAGCGACAGAATTCAGCGCAAATTGGCTGCATACAAGGATTTACATAACATTTCCGACGACTTTGAGAGAGTATCTCCCGAATTGGCTGTCAAAATAAACGAACAGGCGGCGGCTCAATATGGGCTTTCGGTCGCCCAGATCGGAAGTTTTTTACGTATGGGAATCGAAGGCGTCAAAATTGCGACTTGGTTTGATAGTAATGACGAGGTAGATGTCGTTGTGCGTTTTGACGACGCTTCAAAATCGTCGATTGAGCAGATAGAAACACTCAGAATTCCTACGGCGCATGGCTTATTTGTGCCTTTTTCGGCGGTTGCGCGGCTTATTCCAAATAACGGTATCGCTCAGATAAATCGTATCGACAGAAAGCGAACGATAAAAATTACCGCCGACATTTACGATAAAGCGAGCGTTGTACAGATTAACAAAGAAATAGTCGAGTGGTTTAACGAAGAAATTGCAAAAAATTATCCGACGACAAAAATTTCACTTGAAGGCGAGTTTGCGGAATACAGCGATATGCTCGGCGGACTTATTCCGTTGTTTTTCTTTGGAATGTTTTTGTTGTATTTGATTCTTGGAACTCAGTTTAAGAGTTATTTACAGCCGTTTTTGATGTTTTTCTCAATTCCTTTAGCGGGAATCGGCGTAGTTTTGTTTCTTGCAATTTCCTCAACGCCCGTTTCTGTCGTTGTTTTGTTTGCGATCGCCGCGTTGGCGGGGATTGCCACAAATGACGCGATAGTACTGATTTCTTACATAAATCATTTGCGAAAAACCGGATTCGACACGTCGCAAGCGGTTATTGAAGGTACAATAATTCGTCTTCGTCCGATAATTTTAACGACCGTTTCGACAATGGGCGGACTTATTCCTATGGCGGTGGGAATCGGCGGGAAATCGCTTACATGGATGCCGATGGCAAGCATAATTATTTTTGGACTTATATTTTCTACCGTCGGTTCGCTGCTGATAATACCCTGCGTTTACGGAGTTATGGACGACGCGGCGAGAAAATTCGGTGTGAAAATGCGTTTGGAAGGTGAATAA
- the thiH gene encoding 2-iminoacetate synthase ThiH, which yields MLSFEEEINLFYSQKKINKNCEKILELLDEKNDLEYLAKESQRLTKQYFGSAIKLFTPLYISNYCTNGCVYCSFRRENKIVRKQLNERQIHEQCERIAKTGLRQILVLTGEASKFTTFEYVKNSLKIISQYFSSLNVEIYPLEIERYKILSEEIGVDGVTMYQETYNRKLYEKYHLFGKKKDYLWRLNGLARASEAGMRNVQLGALLGLDDPKTELLALALHIDWLQKNFPETDVSVSFPRIRPIENGAKYDFFEVSDKFYARIIASFRIVYPNLSITLSTRETKKMRNGLLNFGITKISAGVSTAVGESKDSGSQFEIADERSVDEICRYLTENEFQAVFHDWNFELLR from the coding sequence TTGCTGAGTTTTGAAGAAGAAATTAATTTGTTTTATTCGCAAAAAAAAATAAATAAAAATTGCGAGAAAATATTAGAATTGCTTGACGAAAAAAATGATTTGGAATATCTGGCTAAAGAATCGCAGCGACTGACAAAGCAGTATTTTGGAAGCGCGATAAAACTTTTCACTCCGCTTTATATTTCAAATTATTGTACTAACGGCTGTGTGTATTGTTCGTTTCGCAGGGAAAATAAAATCGTGCGTAAGCAATTGAACGAGCGTCAAATTCACGAACAGTGCGAAAGAATTGCAAAGACCGGATTGCGGCAAATTTTGGTTTTGACGGGTGAAGCGTCGAAATTCACGACTTTTGAGTACGTCAAAAATTCGCTGAAAATAATTTCGCAGTATTTTTCATCGCTGAACGTTGAAATTTATCCGCTTGAAATAGAGCGGTACAAAATTTTGAGTGAAGAAATCGGCGTTGACGGAGTAACGATGTATCAAGAAACATACAATCGAAAACTTTACGAGAAATATCACCTGTTCGGCAAAAAAAAGGACTATTTGTGGCGCTTAAACGGGCTTGCAAGGGCAAGCGAGGCGGGAATGCGAAACGTTCAATTAGGTGCGCTTTTGGGATTGGACGACCCAAAAACCGAACTTTTGGCGCTTGCGCTTCATATCGATTGGCTTCAAAAAAATTTCCCCGAAACCGATGTGAGCGTCTCTTTTCCGCGAATACGACCGATTGAAAACGGCGCTAAATACGATTTTTTTGAGGTAAGCGATAAATTTTACGCAAGAATTATTGCGTCGTTTCGGATAGTTTATCCGAATTTGTCTATTACGCTTTCTACTCGCGAAACTAAGAAAATGCGTAACGGACTTTTGAACTTCGGCATAACCAAAATTTCCGCCGGCGTTTCTACTGCGGTAGGGGAGAGCAAAGACAGCGGCTCACAATTTGAAATAGCCGACGAGAGAAGCGTCGATGAAATTTGTCGATACTTGACTGAAAACGAATTCCAAGCGGTTTTTCACGATTGGAATTTTGAGTTGCTTAGATGA